Genomic segment of Terriglobia bacterium:
CGCATAGCCGAAATCTCGTCGGATGTCAGGCCACGAAGATCACCTGAAAAGCGGGCGATGTGATAATTGAGCGAACGCAGATCGTCTTCGTCCGGCTCATCCTCTTCGTAATCGACGCCGTAAAAGTCCTCAGCGTCGCTCAGCATGTCGCGCATGATGGCGGTGCCGCAGCGACTGCCTTCCGAACAGTCCGCATCCACGACCCTGTACCTCGGGCCGTAGCGCTCGTCAGCCAAATCCTGGAGAGCATCGAGCAAGGCTCCCTTGTCGTCAAGCGAACGCTCGCAGGCGATGGTGTCCTTGCCGTCACCGACAGCCTGACCGTCGATCTGTTTTCCCAGCTTCTCCGCGTGGGCGCGGCGCTGCTCATCTTCCGTAGCGAACACGCTACCACCCAGCTTCGCGAGCCGCGCTTTCAACTGCTGCGTGGTCGGGACTGCGCTGCGGGCCGACGCGGATGTGTTCGGATATGCCGGCACGCCAACGAGCGAACAGTCAACCAGCTTCACGTCGGTCAGAGTGCGGACGTTGCCGCTGAACTTTTGTCCGCCGTCGCGAACCATGAAGCCGAAGCTGCACTCCGTGTACAACCCGGACTTGCAGCTCTCGTAAACGTCTCTGTGCGCGCCGATGTTGCGATTCAGCGTGGCCTTGAACCTAAGACCCTTGTCGTCACACGACAGCGCGAGTGTGCCGTTGCTCGTCCGCGCCAAAATCTGGCCGGGATCATGTTGGAAGGCGAAGTAGACTTCGTCGCCCTCCGACAACGAGCGGTCGAACGCGCCTGGTTGAATGATCTCGCGGAATCCGCCGAGGTCTCTCGACTCGACGTTGTACAGCGCGGCGTAGCCGATCAAGCAGAATTCCTCGCCCTGGCTCTCGGCGCGAATGTTGATGAAATTGCGTCTTTCAATTTTGCTGTTTGGCATTGCTTTCCTCCCGCATCCGCTGGTTGGCGGTGCGTATTCTTTCAAGATCCTCTCCGCTGCGTTCGAGACTCAGCAGCGCGGCTTGCGTCAGTCGCTCGATCTCGGCCTTAATTTCCGCGTCCGGTTCCATTTATTTGTGCCCCTCGGCCACGACTTGAGCGATTGCGTCCGGGGTCGTCCTGGCGTTCTGTTGTTCCAGCTTCGTTTGGAGAGCCATCCTCTGCTGGTGCTCCCTCTCCCTGATCACGTCGGAGTCCATCTGCCCCGTGGCCTCCGCGTACAGCCTGATCAGCAGGTCAGACGGAAGTGAAGCAGGGCGTCCAGCCAAGCTTCGCTTGCAGTTCTCGACGATCTTGTCGGCAGGCCCGCCGACTGCGAGCACTTCGCCGCCAGCCAGCGTGATCTGCAACCCGACGACCTTGTTGATGTCGCCGTACGACTTGGCCAGTCCCCACTCGCTCGCGACCGCCGGACGCGGAACCTGGACATTACCGTGCAGTCCAGCCAGGTTCACTGGCGCAGGATTGATGCGCTTCAGGTTTTCGGGGAAAAGTTCGAGCAAGATGTGGCAGAGCGCATCGACATCCACTCGGTAGAATTTGTGCTGTGTGCTGATGACCTGGAGGTCCACGATGATTCCTTTCCAACAGCCTTTGCAGCTGCTCTCTCAGGAGCGTTGAATGCTCCGTATCACATAGTTGCGGAGTAGCTGTTACACCAAAAAGTTTTTGGCAGAGGGGTCTGCGGCACAGGCCATTTTCTGAATGGGCTGGTGGACATTCTCGGGATGAAAATGTTGGCTGAATTACCTGAAGAATTCGAGGTTCAAAAAATTCGAAATCGCGGTAGTGTGCACAAATTTACACGTTGGGTTTCCGGCGTGTTCAGAAATGATCCTTCAACACCCATACCCTTCAATCACTTAGCCGGACACAGCCAGGTGTGTTGCCCCCTCGGTGTTTCCGCGTGTCTCTGCGTGCGTCGGCCATCGAACTGAGTGCGGGACTTTCCCAGGCCGCGATCTGCTAACTGGAGTAGATCGGCGTGCTTGCCAACACAGGCCAACACAGGACACGTGATACCAGGGTAGGAGCAGCCAACACTGCCTACAGACGATCCTATGCAGGATTCCGGGTGATCCCTACGCGCGTGTCAGACGATGGTTCCTCGATCTGGCTCCCGATGGTTCCTTAATCTGACTCAGCCAAAGCACGGTCGAGAGCAGCATCACCGACAGCCGTGGTGGTGGCGATCCAGGGCGACCGATCTCTGTCGGCGGGTGGCTTCCAGGCTCCCTCTTTGTACGCCTTATGCCACATGGGATAGGGTCCGCCGTGCTCGTGGACTACTACGGGCGAACCCATCACGCCGTGCTGGATGGTGTGACAATAGTAAGATCCCCCAGCCTCCGGGCTGGGTTCCCCTCTGTGTTGGCCAGGGTGGTGTGCCTGACAGACTCCCACGAGGTTGGCCCAGTCGAACGCCAAGTCAGGGCGATCCTTCGGATCCTACAAGTGATGGACGATCACGGCGGGCCGATCACACTGCCGGCCTGTGCGGTCGTCAAT
This window contains:
- a CDS encoding HK97 family phage prohead protease, with translation MPNSKIERRNFINIRAESQGEEFCLIGYAALYNVESRDLGGFREIIQPGAFDRSLSEGDEVYFAFQHDPGQILARTSNGTLALSCDDKGLRFKATLNRNIGAHRDVYESCKSGLYTECSFGFMVRDGGQKFSGNVRTLTDVKLVDCSLVGVPAYPNTSASARSAVPTTQQLKARLAKLGGSVFATEDEQRRAHAEKLGKQIDGQAVGDGKDTIACERSLDDKGALLDALQDLADERYGPRYRVVDADCSEGSRCGTAIMRDMLSDAEDFYGVDYEEDEPDEDDLRSLNYHIARFSGDLRGLTSDEISAMRKLRFTSYRRKMVPSGTAWSKAPRAVRANEDWFAGRSERDLKWRMESASR